One Pogoniulus pusillus isolate bPogPus1 chromosome 22, bPogPus1.pri, whole genome shotgun sequence DNA segment encodes these proteins:
- the CXXC5 gene encoding CXXC-type zinc finger protein 5 — MSNSGSHQDTGNKPEPEKANQDDSHPPVSSERRNKSGIISEPLNKSLKKSRPLSHYSTFGGSSSVSEHSEKGNSLANGGEAAVDKSHSTSKHKSISSMLSKLERVSEISSEGQIALQQFAQSTEMLKRVVQEHLPLASEHGTGLSDMEAVSAAETMNGPSDFPYLGAFPINPGLFIMTPAGVFLAESALHMAGLAEYPMQNELASAINSGKKKRKRCGMCPPCRRRINCEQCSSCRNRKTGHQICKFRKCEELKKKPSAALEKVMLPTGAAFRWFQ; from the coding sequence ATGTCAAACTCGGGCTCCCACCAAGACACTGGGAACAAGCCAGAGCCGGAAAAAGCTAACCAAGATGACTCTCACCCCCCTGTCAGCTCCGAGAGGAGGAACAAAAGTGGGATAATAAGTGAACCTTTGAACAAAAGTCTTAAGAAGTCCCGGCCGCTCTCCCACTACTCCACCTTCGGCGGCAGCAGCTCAGTAAGCGAACATTCGGAGAAAGGCAACTCCTTAGCTAACGGCGGCGAAGCGGCCGTGGATAAAAGTCATTCTACCTCAAAGCACAAAAGCATCTCCAGCATGCTGAGCAAACTGGAGCGGGTGTCGGAGATCTCCTCAGAAGGACAGATCGCCCTACAACAGTTTGCTCAGTCGACAGAAATGCTCAAAAGAGTGGTACAGGAGCATCTCCCTCTAGCAAGCGAGCACGGAACTGGTCTCTCCGACATGGAGGCGGTCTCGGCGGCAGAGACAATGAACGGCCCCTCCGATTTTCCTTACCTGGGGGCTTTTCCCATCAACCCAGGCCTTTTCATTATGACCCCTGCCGGCGTCTTTCTGGCGGAGAGCGCTCTCCATATGGCCGGCTTGGCAGAGTACCCCATGCAGAATGAGTTGGCATCTGCCATCAACTCGGGGAAAAAGAAACGGAAAAGATGCGGCATGTGCCCGCCCTGCCGCCGCCGGATAAACTGCGAGCAGTGCAGCAGTTGTAGGAACCGCAAAACTGGGCACCAGATTTGCAAATTCAGAAAGTGTGAGGAACTCAAAAAGAAGCcttctgcagcactggag